From the genome of Deltaproteobacteria bacterium:
CGTCTATCCTGAAAAAGGGTGCCGGGTCGATAGGTTTTCTGCCCCAGTGTTGGCTCTTAGACGCATTTATGAGATCGCAATGACCCGAGCCCGGAGGTTAAAGATGCTCCACGAGACGAAGCCCCTTTGGGCAATCCATTCCCGTTACTTGAATGCTTCTCTCTGACGCACTGAGCCATTCAAACTCTAGGGTAACGGCTGAATCGGGAATCAAAGTTGGCAGCTGATTCGCCCATTCCACAACCGCCACCGCATCCTCGCGTAATAGCTGCTCTTCCAGACCAAGGTCTCGCGCGCTTTCCGAATCGTGCAACCGGTAGAAGTCCATATGAACCATCATACAACGCTTGGCTGGATACATGTTGGCAAGTGTATAGGTAGGGCTGGCCACCTCATGCATAGCATGAACACCCATGCCGCGGGCAAAGCCCTGAACAAAATGCGTCTTGCCCATCCCGAGATCACCGACCAGTGCAAAAACGGTCCCCACAGGAGCCATTTGTGCCAGCTTCTCTCCGAGCTTGCGCGTGGCCTCGGGCCTTCGCGATGTATAAATCCACTTTTTTTGGGTCATGCCGATTGTTACCGGCCCCACCTATGCAACACCGGCCCCAATGCGTCAACAATATCTGAAGCAATCAGCGCTGTTTCTCCAACAGTCTCGCTCGCCAGATCTCCTGCGCAACCATGCAATAACGTGGCTACTTTTGCCGCGTCTACTGCCATATAGCCGGCTGCTAAAAATGCCCCGACCATACCGGCCAGCACGTCTCCAGAGCCACCGGTCGCCATTCCCGCGTTGCCAGTACTCACAATCCAAGCTTCGCCACTGGGCGCAGCCACCACCGTACCGGCGCCTTTAAGAACCAAGACGCAGTCGTTAGCCTTGGCGAACTCAGTCGCTATGCCGATTCTATCCGCTTGAACCTCTTGTACTGTTTTACCCGTGAGCCGAGCCATTTCTTTGGGATGTGGCGTAAGCACCAGGTCACTTCGAATCCCCTGCCACCAATAAGGGTGAGCTGCCAGTCGGTTTAAAGCCTCTGCATCCAAGCAAAGTGGAAGGGAAGATTCATAGAGTAAGTGCTTTAAGCGAGCCTCGCAGAGCTGATCTCCAGCCAAGCCTGGCCCAATCACGGCGGCGGTGGCGCCCTCAAACATATCGGCCAACCAAGCTTCGGCCGTCTGCTCTTCACTGGTTACCCGCAACATCGCTTCAGGAGGCCTCTTGGTAGCCATTTGCAAAGTAGCTTCATCGGC
Proteins encoded in this window:
- the tsaE gene encoding tRNA (adenosine(37)-N6)-threonylcarbamoyltransferase complex ATPase subunit type 1 TsaE, producing MTQKKWIYTSRRPEATRKLGEKLAQMAPVGTVFALVGDLGMGKTHFVQGFARGMGVHAMHEVASPTYTLANMYPAKRCMMVHMDFYRLHDSESARDLGLEEQLLREDAVAVVEWANQLPTLIPDSAVTLEFEWLSASERSIQVTGMDCPKGLRLVEHL